GTCAATCGGGTATATATAATACCGCTGAAGGATGCCGATAAGCACAAGATACGCAACGAAAGAGGACGACACTATAGCTGCCAAACAAAGCCAACTGTTTTGGCCGAGCACAGGAGCAATGGGCGAGTCGGACGGACGAGGTTTGAACCAAACAGTTCGAATTAGATTTTCGGTGTTGCCGACTGGAGCTTTTTCTCTGGTGACAAAGGCCTCAATGCGCAGCTGCAAGCGGGAGAGGTCAGAGGAGTTGCCGGATATGGGGAGGAGGAGGTCGAGCATCGTCAGGTCGGCGGAGGTCTTGAAGGCGCAAATAAGGAGAATGTTTGGAGTGGGGATGTTGAGGGCATTGCTGCGGGATATGAACTCTCGAATGATTGAGATAAAAGGCGTGATTCCACTGCCTCCGCTCACCATCACTAGTGACTCGTACCTGCAAAAAAATCAAGCTAACATTACAAAACTACAACAGAAGTTGTTTAAGTTCTTATCATGATCAAACTACAAATTTTTGTGTTAATCTTGCGAACCTTAAGAATTCCATGCTAGTAGGACTGTAGGGCCCTTCTACCGAGACATCTAGGTGGCCGTcgggaagagaggaagagagaatgTTGTATAGCTTCTGCGTCCAGCTTCCTTCTTTCTTGATGATAACACTGAGCCTCTCGGGTTCTAAGCTGCTGCTGGAGCTCACAGTGTACGGGTGCCATTGGAGTGATGAAACACTTGGGATGTTGATGAACACCGTGCTCAACGGCTTGTATCGAAATCCTAGATGTAtacaaaaagaacaaaaaaaaacaacacaaaATGGAAAATGAACTTACAAGTAATtaaacaattaattatattagcAAATTTACGACCACTCATGTGTTTGCGAGCATGCACGTGCACTTGGTGGCCTGTTTTTTATTAGATCGATTTGAATTGTAAAGTACGCGCCTCTCACCTGGGTTTTTGGAGAAGTTAAGCTCGACAGCTTCGGACGGCAAAAGCCGAGCGGAGAGCAGGCGGATTTTGGTTCGCGACTGCAAGAACCTCAAGTAGCGGTCGACCATGAAGAGGTAAACGCCGGGAAGAATCATGCAGAAGAAGCTGATGCCGACGTGCATGAggtagaagaagaggaaaaggatgTAGAGGTGGTGCGTGTAGAAGAAGACCTCGAACATCTTGCGCCGGATGCGCGGAATTGTAGTCGTCCACAAGGCCAAACCTGATAGAAGAGCTATCTCTCCGGCCACATTCGACACGCCAGTTTTATCCCATTTCAGCATCTGAACACGTACATAAAGCGTGATCCCATGAAAATTAGATTACTTAAATCTTTGCTAGGATAATTATGTGCAAAAAACAACAAAGAGAGAGCAAAATTTAATGAATATTTACTTCATCTATTTGGTGGGTAGCGGCCCAATATATGACATAGCAGATGCCGTGAGCGGTGAAGAGAACCATGATGGTGTGCCCGAGCCATATGTGATATTTGATGCTTGATTCTGAGGTGAGCCCAATGAGAGGCAAAACTGAGGAGCCTCTGCTAACAGGAAAGAAGAGGAACGCACAGCACAAGTTTCCAATTAAACCGAGTCGAAGAGCCGCACTGTCCAACTTTTCTTGCCACCTGCAACATGTGCAGTTCCTCTCGAGtgaacattttcatttttttgctGGGCAAAATAGGTGaggtttcttttttattaaccGCAGAAACAATATAAGGAAAGCGTTATTTTTCAATAGTTAGAGATTGCTTGTTTACACCGACggtccctagaacaagtggcaaatagcttgatggttggtattcaagacccaagttcgaatcctagttgattcacagttctagctaagtttatttcaaaaatgaaataagcgaagcgggtagcgtgctacctatctctctctaaaaaaaaaaaaagagattgttTGTTTACGTATGTGTGGttcattttaattaagttagtaccttgtagttcattttaatttagtactctgtggttttatttttgtatcaaattagtaccctatagttttatttttgtatcaagttagtaacctgtggtttttaaaccacaggatactaaagtgttaaagtacgaaaccacaagatactaaaataataaaatgcgaaaccacatggtactaacttgatacactttaaactacagggtactaaagtgaaaaagtgcaaaaccactgggtattaatttgatacactttaaactatatggtattaaagtgaaaaaaaaagtaaaaccataagggggtatttgaagttttccctataattTATCATGACGCCAACTCCCATCAAAATATGGTCACTTTCAGTTACATACGTACAGTGATGGAATAATAGTCAAGTATTATTAAGCAACACTTAGGCCAATTTGGTTGaaagtaattataaatacagtatagttaATAACAcatgtaattaaaaatacaacagTTATAAATGTACACGGTTTGTTTGGTTATGTAAAGATGCAATTATTGTAGTTATATTTCAAATGAAactaattttagaaaaaaaaacctaactTTTTTACACACAAACTTTGACTAgtattcatttatttacaaaaattctaatttgttTATGAATctatatactagtatatatttattatgttttatttattgatatagctatttatttatttaattattattgttacaACTGCAGTTAGAACTGCAATCAATTTGAATGTAGTTTCAACCTTATCATTTGGACTTTTTGTACAATTACAACTACAGCAGTTAGCTTCAACCGCACCAAACAAATTAACCACATGCTTTGAGTGTACATGTATTTACAACTACAGTACTGTAGCCAAACGGCCATTTAGTGGAaactgctatttttttttattttggaaggTAGAGAGTTACTTGAAAGCGCGCTATATAGACAAAAATCTGGTGAAATGTATAGAGTGATTCCTTACAGTTTCTCTTGAGCAGTAGGGCGAAGGCGCGCGAAGCTGCCTTTTAAGTAAGTGGCGAAGCACCAAATCAGAAGTGCCAGAAACATGACAATGAAAGCTAATTCAATGCCAGAGACTATTCCGAGCGGCCCTTTCACTAACACCGGCCTCTTCCAAGCCACGAGGCGTGTATTCAATCCACTCcttaaaagattttaaaaagaaaacattaTGTAGATTTATATAGTGAAACATGCATGCTACTTTGGTTTCTGTCTCATATCCAGGGTACGTAATACGTACACTTCTAATTgcaacaaattatatatacctCTTCTCTGTGTTCTCACTTCCCTTCTCCATGTGCAAATAAATGCACCCGAGAACGAAAATGAAGAGAATGGGGAATGTGCAGATCAAGATATTCGTCCCTgcatcaacaaaaaaaattagatgataCTGATTAAAAAGAGAGAACACTTGATacaataatacaacaataataaatacgATAACACTTGACACAACACCTTGTTTTCCGAAGTATGTAGAGTCGGTGTCCGAGGCAAGCTTGGGAGACCAGATGTTTCTATATGTGTTTGTGGGCGCCATGATCCAAATCATTATCCATCCCACAAACACTACGCTCAGTAGCAGCTTCACCCACTTAAGGATCcttaaatttctatcatcaagcgacgacggcgacgacatCGGTGACGGAGACGAAGATGAAGAAGCCATGTTCATCTCTTCTCTCCCAATACAATCTTCTGCTTAATTGCCTTGAACTGCACACTATTCATTAATGGCGCATTTATAGAGAGAATTTATGGGGGCCAAAAAGGCATGCTTCACGTCCCCCACCCATGCCCCACCTCATACCGCCGTTTTCACGCCCCCACGTGTTAGTCATCGGCCCCTGTTGATGTAAGATCGGCCGTTGACCTCCCCCATTATCTTGAGGTCAAATTCCGTTGCTCCCGCTTTTAGCCAccgtttttgttttttttccgtCACCTTTTTGCTTTCTCATTCCACTACGTGTCCTTGATTCCCTTCTTCTCTACCGCACATTTGTACTGCTGTGATATACATGAAGAGCGATGCTACAGCCATTTTCGAAGACTCCCCACGAAAATATTTGCGTCCGAAAAACAGAGCACTTAAGTACTTAACATCGGGACGAGTTTATtaaattgcatatatatatatatatatatatatatatatatatatatatatatagagagagagagagagagagagagagagagagagagagagagagttgagttagaatactatcggtagtaaacgagccgttttactaccgatttattttcgatgatagaactttcaaattgacgatcggctccgttgaacatgatctataccacttgaagtatttagaaatcaaatttcaaatcttttcgacatcatttatctaatgatcaaagggtttcaaaatttgtaattttaatggtcgataagaggcgttttcttgtttaacggcgtaaagatatccaaatcaattgaatttttgttagaaaattctttaaactatttaaaacaagatttatactcttgatcttgattacaagactcctatcattattttttaaagagtattcattttcagccattcatttttctgttcacttggcctccgtttggttcggggttaaggaaaaaataactattccagggatagagttaagttcagggttaaagtggggttaaagtttttttgtgtttggttgggggttagagttagtctagaataatgaaaaatagtatttggttggagtaggtgggataaaaagataatgattgataaagaaggataatgattggttggagtatgtGTGATAaaaaagatagtgggttattatgaatagaaaatagtgttggttggagtttggtggggttaggtgaggTTAGTTAACCCGGGATAATTTAtttaaggtggggttagctaaccccacccattttttgggatgtttggggataaaatgagGGTTaaagggttattccaccccttaaccccgaaccaaacaagagcttgatggataaaagaatcgaaagtgtgtgaaatttgatttctaggtagtttaaatggtttagatcatatttaacggagtcgatcgtcaatttggaagctctatcatcgaaaacaaatcggtagtaaaacggctcgtttactaccgatagtattttagctcaactctctctctctctctctctatatatatatatatatatatatagtttaattactatatttttatgagtataaatttgtaaaaaatttatgcgtataaaaaaatttatatttataagagtatattagctctagcatatatatatatatatatatatatatatatatatatatatatatatatatatatatatatatatatagagagagagagagagagagagagagagagagagagagagagaatcattAGAAATGCTTATGCTGCTTGTTATTTTAGGATGGT
This genomic window from Ananas comosus cultivar F153 linkage group 3, ASM154086v1, whole genome shotgun sequence contains:
- the LOC109707704 gene encoding ferric reduction oxidase 2-like, with amino-acid sequence MNMASSSSSPSPMSSPSSLDDRNLRILKWVKLLLSVVFVGWIMIWIMAPTNTYRNIWSPKLASDTDSTYFGKQGTNILICTFPILFIFVLGCIYLHMEKGSENTEKRSGLNTRLVAWKRPVLVKGPLGIVSGIELAFIVMFLALLIWCFATYLKGSFARLRPTAQEKLWQEKLDSAALRLGLIGNLCCAFLFFPVSRGSSVLPLIGLTSESSIKYHIWLGHTIMVLFTAHGICYVIYWAATHQIDEMLKWDKTGVSNVAGEIALLSGLALWTTTIPRIRRKMFEVFFYTHHLYILFLFFYLMHVGISFFCMILPGVYLFMVDRYLRFLQSRTKIRLLSARLLPSEAVELNFSKNPGFRYKPLSTVFINIPSVSSLQWHPYTVSSSSSLEPERLSVIIKKEGSWTQKLYNILSSSLPDGHLDVSVEGPYSPTSMEFLRYESLVMVSGGSGITPFISIIREFISRSNALNIPTPNILLICAFKTSADLTMLDLLLPISGNSSDLSRLQLRIEAFVTREKAPVGNTENLIRTVWFKPRPSDSPIAPVLGQNSWLCLAAIVSSSFVAYLVLIGILQRYYIYPIDHNTXFLPKKVYWHSLKA